TGATGAGCAGCAGGATGCCGCCCGCGACCCGGAAGGCGCCCAGCGACACGCCGAACACCTTGAAGATGATGCCGCCGAACATGGCGAAGAAGATCAGCAGCGAGCACGCCACCACGCACGCGCGCCGTGCCGTGCTCCGGATCTTCTCCTCCGAGTCACCCGCGGTGATCGCCAGGAAGATGGGCACCACGCCGATCGGATCCACCACGAAGAGGACCGCCGGGAGCGACACGAGGAACAAGGACAGCTGCTCGGACATACGCCCCTCTACACCGTGAGGCGCAGCTTCCACACCATCGTCAGGGCCTCGAGGAAGATCTTCCGGCTCATCTTCGACTGCCCCACGCGGCGGTCCTCGAAGACGATGGGGATCTCCTTCACCGTGAAGCCCTTCTTCAGGGTGCGGTAGGTGAGCTCGATCTGGAACGCGTAGCCGGTACTCTTCACCGCCTCCAGGTCGATGGACTCCAGCACCCGCCGGTGGAAGCACTTGAAGCCGCCGGTCAGGTCCCTCGTGCCCACGCCCAGGATGGAGCGCGCGTAGAGCGAGCCGCCCCGGCTGATGATCTTCCGGCCGACGCCCCAGTTCACGGTGCCGCCGCCGCTCACGTAGCGCGAGCCCAGCACCAGGTCCGCGCCGCCCTGCGCCGTGTCCAGGAAGGTGGGCAGGTAGCGCGGGTCATGGCTGAAGTCCGCGTCCATCTCGAGGATGTACGTGTAGCCCGCGTCGAGCGCCACGCGGAACGCATGGAGGTAGGCACGCCCCAGGCCCTGCTTCTTCTCGCGGTGCAGGACGCGGATGCGCGGCTCCTTCGCCGCCAGCTCGTCGGCCAGCTTCCCCGTCCCATCCGGGGAGTTGTCGTCGACGACGAGGATGTCCACGCGAGGATCGGCCGCGAGCACCGCTCGGGTGATGGGCTCGAGGTTGTCCCGCTCGTTGTAGGTGGGGATGCAAACCAGCGCTGGATTCATCGCGCGGCGGGACATAGCAGAGCGGCGTGGTGTCCGCCTCTAGACTTTCGCGGCGGGGGGGAGCAGCTCCAGCACCGACTCGGCCGCCCGGCCGGCGGCTCCGTGCTCCCCGAGCCGGGTGCGCACTTCCTCCAGCCCCTGGAGCATCTCCTCGCGTGGTGTGCCTGGCACCCACAGGCGGCGGATTTCGCTGGCGATGCGCTCGGGTGTCATGTCGCCCTGGAGGAGCTCGGGCACCACGCGGCGGCCGGCCAGCAGGTTGACGAGGGCCACGTGCGCCACCTTCAACATCAGCCGGCCCACGAGGTAGGTGACGAGCGAGACGCGGTACACCACCACGAAGGGGCGCTGCATGAGCCCCGCCTCCAGGGCCGCCGTCCCCGAGGCCACGATGGCCGCGTC
This is a stretch of genomic DNA from Archangium violaceum. It encodes these proteins:
- a CDS encoding polyprenol monophosphomannose synthase, giving the protein MNPALVCIPTYNERDNLEPITRAVLAADPRVDILVVDDNSPDGTGKLADELAAKEPRIRVLHREKKQGLGRAYLHAFRVALDAGYTYILEMDADFSHDPRYLPTFLDTAQGGADLVLGSRYVSGGGTVNWGVGRKIISRGGSLYARSILGVGTRDLTGGFKCFHRRVLESIDLEAVKSTGYAFQIELTYRTLKKGFTVKEIPIVFEDRRVGQSKMSRKIFLEALTMVWKLRLTV